One window of the Halococcus agarilyticus genome contains the following:
- a CDS encoding isochorismatase family protein: MTEHIWDDLLTERDRRVIEKAGYDEAGASSWDSRGLGTDPLVLVIDVQRLVVGEDEPILDAIEEYRTAMGEIAWNAIGEIEPFLDFARENDLPVAYTRVVPSSYDDPDHEDLDIVEPVAPEPGETVIDKTYASAFYGTDLLSRLVRGGHDSVIIVGNSTSGCVRATSIDAQQNGFDVILPQECLFDRIEASHKVALLDLWMKYAEVLERDEVETYVEEIAE, translated from the coding sequence ATGACCGAGCACATCTGGGACGACCTGCTGACCGAACGGGATCGGCGGGTCATCGAGAAAGCCGGCTACGACGAGGCCGGCGCGTCGAGCTGGGACTCCCGCGGGCTGGGGACCGATCCGCTGGTTCTCGTCATCGACGTCCAGCGGCTCGTCGTCGGGGAGGACGAACCCATCCTCGACGCGATCGAAGAGTATCGAACGGCGATGGGCGAGATCGCGTGGAACGCGATCGGGGAGATCGAACCGTTCCTCGATTTCGCCCGCGAAAACGACCTCCCGGTCGCGTACACCCGGGTCGTGCCGTCGAGCTACGACGACCCCGATCACGAGGACCTGGATATCGTCGAGCCGGTCGCCCCCGAACCGGGCGAGACCGTGATCGACAAGACCTACGCGAGCGCCTTCTACGGCACGGACCTGCTCTCGCGGCTCGTCCGTGGCGGCCACGATTCTGTCATCATCGTCGGCAACTCCACGAGTGGGTGCGTGCGCGCGACGAGCATCGACGCCCAGCAGAACGGGTTCGACGTAATCTTGCCCCAGGAGTGTCTGTTCGACCGGATCGAGGCCTCCCACAAGGTCGCGCTGCTCGACCTGTGGATGAAGTACGCCGAGGTGCTGGAGCGAGACGAAGTCGAGACGTACGTCGAGGAGATCGCCGAATGA
- a CDS encoding LLM class flavin-dependent oxidoreductase has protein sequence MSDRIGVLLSLRDDLDLVRRAERLGYESVWAAEGQGRTAFGKLERWATATDRIGLATGIVNVYSRTPAALAQAAATLDAHSGGRAILGLGVAHPGVVEGFHGTEFDRPLARMAEYVELVRRYLRGDADGFDGEFYSPDRTRFWDAFEPARAEIPIYNAALGEGNVTLTGEYADGWLPNLYPRPRFETATEWLARGADRAGRDVEGIDVAMYVLASVDDDPARARRAAAEHVAYYLREIPGYYGRVAEEAGFADEVAAIRAADSDAAAAEAVSDEFLDLVAVTGTPDEARAGLATIREMGVDLPIVRAPAGVEDEAVRRVLETFAPDRSPGESTT, from the coding sequence GTGAGCGACCGTATCGGGGTGCTGCTCTCGCTCCGCGACGACCTCGATCTCGTCCGACGGGCCGAGCGGTTGGGCTACGAGAGCGTCTGGGCCGCCGAGGGCCAGGGTCGGACCGCCTTCGGCAAGCTCGAACGGTGGGCGACCGCGACCGATCGGATCGGCCTCGCGACCGGGATCGTGAACGTCTACTCGCGCACGCCTGCGGCGCTCGCCCAGGCGGCGGCGACGCTCGACGCCCATTCGGGGGGTCGGGCGATCCTCGGTCTCGGCGTCGCCCACCCCGGCGTCGTCGAGGGGTTTCACGGTACTGAGTTCGATCGCCCGCTCGCAAGAATGGCCGAATATGTGGAACTCGTCCGACGCTACCTCCGCGGCGACGCCGATGGCTTCGACGGCGAGTTCTACTCCCCGGACCGGACGCGGTTCTGGGACGCCTTCGAGCCGGCGCGCGCGGAGATTCCGATCTACAACGCGGCACTCGGCGAGGGCAACGTCACGCTCACCGGCGAGTACGCCGATGGCTGGCTCCCGAACCTCTACCCCCGACCGCGCTTCGAGACGGCGACCGAGTGGCTGGCGCGCGGTGCCGATCGGGCGGGACGGGACGTCGAGGGGATCGACGTCGCGATGTACGTCCTCGCGAGCGTCGACGACGACCCCGCGAGAGCGCGCCGCGCCGCGGCCGAACACGTCGCCTACTACCTCCGGGAGATCCCGGGGTACTACGGCCGGGTCGCCGAAGAGGCCGGCTTCGCGGACGAGGTCGCGGCGATTCGAGCGGCGGACTCGGACGCGGCGGCCGCCGAGGCGGTGAGCGACGAGTTCCTCGATCTCGTCGCGGTGACGGGAACGCCCGACGAGGCGCGAGCGGGGCTGGCGACGATCCGCGAGATGGGTGTCGATCTGCCGATCGTGCGTGCGCCCGCCGGCGTCGAGGACGAGGCCGTCCGTCGGGTGCTCGAAACGTTCGCTCCCGATCGGTCGCCAGGGGAAAGCACGACGTGA